TCACTGCCATTCCTCATGCTGTCAATCATCCATGTCCTAACTCACGATGTCTCCCTCTCCAGTCTGCCTTTAGGCCTCACACGCACATCTCTGCCCTCTTCAAGGTTAGGAGCACATTTGCCTACATCTCTCTGGCTCCGTCCATACATCTCCCCCCTTTGGGCATCCCCCATGCTTCTTTACACCTTCTTATAGACTAATTCTTTAACAGTAGcttgtttgtcattttcatgCAGCAGCTTACAGGGTGTCTGCATATATGGAACTGAGACTGACTGAGATAAAAACACATCTAGTTTGGAAAAGCATGCGGTCTTCTGCATTAGACTTCATTCAGTACAGTCTAAAGCATTTAGTtgtatgtattgtttgttttttagcattTACATGAAAATGGCATTCAAGACCACTCTTGGCTTAATCTTGGTGGGTCCCTGTAGTTGTTTCTCAGCACgtggtttctgtgtgttagttgAGCAGATGAATAGTCTTGAGTGTTCCTTCAACTAGGAGCTGCTGCCCaggcctctgtttgtttttaattaaagaagATATCGCGGCTTGGTCTTAATAGCACTGTTTGCCTTCTCTTTGACTAACAAAGAGCCATCTTTGCCCACTTTCAGATGCCTTCTTAACATATGCTGATATTTTTcttgagctctgtgtgtgtttgtgtgcatgcctgtgtgtgtaccttaCAGTGTCAGAACCTGGGGAAGCTGACCACACTACAGTTGGGCCATGACAATGCTGGACTTCTGGCCAAGTGGCTGGTGGATTGTGTGATGGTTCGTAACGAGATCACGGGACACACGTACAGGTGAGCACTGCACTTGATATCTGCACCTCCCTGCCTGCTTGGTGGTCCTTCTCTAAACACCCCTCACTTTGCTTCTTCTCTTAACACATCGTTAGGTGGTACTGTTCTCTATATAAAACCTCCTTATATTACAGGCTCGCTCTCCCTCATTCGTTCTCTTTGttgttctctctcattctttattCATTGTCTGTCTGCTCCATTTCCCAGGTTCCCCTGTGGTCGGTGGCTGGGGAAAGGTGTCGACGATGGCAGTCTGGAGCGGGTCCTGATTGGTGAGTTAATGGTTCCATGCAGTGAAGAGGAGATGGCACGAGGGTCTAAGACTCCACCTCCTCAGCGCTCACCCTCACAACTGCGGCGAATCAGCATAACTTCCCTCACAGGCCGAGGAAACAGTAAGTCTGAATATTGGTGTTTTTACTATCTGAAGATGCTATATGGTGATTTACAGCTACATTTTGCGCTAACGCCATCTTTGTCTCTTTAGAACCAACAGCTGAGCAGATACAGGAAGCTCTCAGTGAAGCAGTAAACAACactgtgaaacattttcaaaaaccaGAAAAAGAGGTGAGTGTGCGAATGAGTGCACGCCGTTGAGTCTGAGCGTATGAGTGCATGCAGGCGAGAGCACGGTGTGGTTTCGTATggactcctctctctctctctctctctctcttcttgctGTCAGAGGGGGAGCCTgactgttctgctgtgtggagAGGGTGGATTGGTGGGGGTCCTGGAGCAGGTCTTCCACCACGGCTTCCGCACTGCCCGTCTCTTCCAGAAAACCGTCTTTATATGGGACTTTATAGGTGAGCCTGCATGAGAGCTGCCAGGAGGATTAGAACAACAGCTTCCTTGGTTGCTGTGTTCTTTGTAGGCGAAATGTCCTCTTGCACTGGATGTGTCTTGTTTACTTAAGGGCGGACTCCGTGTCCTAGCCTACCCAGGCTTTACTGAGGTCACCACCCACAAATACAGTCTCGTTAGTAAACACCAGTTCTACAGCTGTATCAGATGCAGTAATGTAGGATTACACTAAAGCCTGAATAAATATAATGCCTGACCCCTGATCCTGCatctatgttgagtaactgaaactcttgTGCTTATTGCAgggcacttattgttgtctgttatagaccTTGTGTTTCAACAGTATTATAGTTCAGTATTTTGGActctaacatactgtactggctaggatgcattctatgagtaaaatgacaaagcacttttgtaagtcgctctggataagagcatctgccaaatgctgtaaatgtaaatcagtaaTCCTACAAAgggctggaaaaaaaacaattcaccTCGTCTTTTTTCACCTCATTCATTTTTGACCTTTCAATGGTAAATGAATATACTTTTGATCCCTCTTGTGAAAGGGTTATACAGGATCCTTTTTTGCTGTATCAATCACTGAGGCAATCATGACATTGGCAAATGTGCATTCTTCTTGCATGCTGGTATCATttacgtttttgtttgtttgcttttttgtttgtttttagaacaAAAGGTGGACAAGTGGAAATACGTTAGTATAAAAATTAAATTGGTATCAAGacattgtttaaaatacattgtttataATCTGAACAGCATCTAGAATTGATGGTTAGGAAATATTCAAAGCATTAGATCTTCAAAAATGTTCACATAAATATCTTGAAAGACTTTTTCCTAAACATGTGTTTCACATGTCTGAGTGTTGGCATGTATAATTCTAATCTTAAGACATGTGTCTTTAACAGAGAGGGCAGTAATGTATATGGAGAGTGCTGATCAGATGGGCAATCTGCAGGAAACAGCTGAGCCCCTCCAGCTGCCTAGTAGCACACTCTGTCGCTATGCCAACGCCATCAACAACACATCACGCAGCCTTGGCAAAGATGGCAAGTTCCAACTGTTGGTTTGCCTTGGGGCAAGGTGAGTGCACCACAGGGGTGTGTATAAGCACACCCGTCTTTTACACTTGCACTTTGCACAAACGTTCACGCATATTTTTAGCGACACTCCTAGTCTCCCGTTCCCTCTCAGAGATCAACTGCTGTCTAcctggctccccctgctggctgagTGTCCCGAGGCCACGCGGATGTACGAGGAAACTGCATTGCTGCGTGACCGGGACGCCGTTAGCTCCCTCATCAGTGCTCTGCAGATGCTCCATGACTTCCCCATCACTCTGGAGGGCTCCATCACCAAGGGGGTGGAGCTGTAACCTCATCCCTGCTCCTTCAAAAGCACTGGAGCTTCAGGCTTAGGCCCCCTGCATCCCTGCCTCAGCTGCTCTGGGTCCCGCCTCTTTTCTCCAGGCCAGCACGTCTCCAGGAGCTGCTCTCCAGCTCCAGACTAAAGGAAGCTTTTATGTAGCTCTCTCCTTAACCACTGGGAACAGGAAACGTGCTTCGCGGCAGTATAAAGGGCTCTCGGGTGTTCGGATTACTGGCAAGAGTCATACAATTTTGTTCCTTTTCAGAAAGAACTGCTTTGCTTCCGAGTTTTGCCGAACCGGTCGTGCGGGGTGTTTTGACAGCAGAGTTCTCTTCTCCTTTGTTCGTCCGTTACACACCAAGCCATCTATAGACTCCCCCTTAGAGAAAGCGTGTCAGTGTTTCACATCAACCCGCATCAGAGGACCTCACTGTAAAGCATTAAAGAATGGCTTTGCAACTACTGCTGGATGCAGAGCTTTAGCACTGAAAGGCTTCTAGTGTCAGTGTGTTCCTTATCACTATGGGATCCTGAAACTAAATCCCATTTGTGCAACATTCTAAAGACGAGAATGACAAAACATTCTGAAGTGAATTTGGGTCAAATATTGGCCACAAGTAGACATTTATGTGGTTAAAAATCAGAATGGTGTCAGAAAGGAATGTATTTACAACAAGCTGTTTAAAGTGGCTGGTTGGGCAAAACCAAGCCTGTGGTAGCAGGAGGAAATTACATCCCAGCAGAACCAAGAAAAAACACTGTAGTGATCTCAGTATGTTGTGTATCtcctctcgctctttctctctttctctttctttctctctctctctctttctctctctgggggtgtcgtgggtatgtgtgtgtgcaggttctTATCGGAAGGATATAACAGGAAGAAGTTATTTTGCCAGTCAGTATTAACTTGGTTTGTTTTGATATAAATCAACATCACTTTTGGGTTTTATATTTAGAAAGAACAATGAAAGTAGGAAAGCAATAACATGCCTTGATGTTTCTGCCATCTATCATATCAGCAGACAAAGGCAATTATCCATATAAACAGACCTATGTTTAAGTTTTTCATGTATTGATTTCATCTACACACTGATGAATTTGTCATGTAAATTTAAGGCAAGTATTTTAGGAACAGTGTTGTTTGGCCTCTTTAGGTTGCCATGGGAATAGTGACTTGCTTTTCTTTGAGCAGTTTCATGGAACAGCAGAATCTGATGAACTCAGCTGGTAGCAAATTTAGAAGTTGAAGTTCATTTACTGGCAAATCTAGAACTCTGTTCCCCTTTTTtcttgttatatatatatataggtgtaactttacatacattttcattCTTAAAACCATCTTGATAGGGGTTTTAAGGCCAAAAGCAGTAATTATATAACTGCAGTGTTGCACGTTCTGATAAAGCATAATTTAatctcttttgttttcatgCCTCAGCTTTTGAGCCCTAGAGCTATACTAAAGTGTTGTGGACAGTTATGGTGGTAAATTTACAACAGATTGATTTAGAACTATCATCCATTAGCTAATGCTGCAGCAAATGTTAACTTATCTCTTTGAATTGACATTTTACAGCGTTGAAACTTAAATAGTCCACCAGTGTTTTGATGTGAGAAGACACCTGCATGAActcacattctttctttttctttctttctttttttaagtcttgGACGGctttaaagtaatttatttttttaaaataatgcactTGTGACACTGGTTGATTTCACAGTGTTTGAACTGAACTGGATTTAAAGGTGAATAAtaccattatttattttcccagcATACCATATCTTTGCTTTAGCCTTTGTTAGTTCACTGTGTGAATTACTGGTAGACGGTTGCCTATGTAAGACTGAACTGAACACAAATGTCCAACTCCCCCAAAGGATTCAGCACATttctctggctgctgtgctgggaaatgtagtgGAACACTGGACCATTCCCTTGTGTTGTCACTGCTAGTGTAAGATACATGTTCTAGAGGTCAGAACTGCAGCTCTGACTGTACGGTAGTtcgttttagttttttttccaactTCAGCCCTGTTCTAGACCCGTTCCAGGGTCTCTGCCTAGCTACCATTTGTCCTGTGACTGCTTAGGAAGTTCTAtctttctgctctgctgttgaTCTCATTGTGAACTGTCGTTACTGGAAATCTGAAATGAGTGGATTCTTCCAACTGTCTGTAATGGGTAAATGATCACTGTTATGTTCATAATATTGATGGAACATTGCATTAAAGTTGCTCAGTATGTTCCTAAGCACATCTTCTATTTCCTTGTGTTACATGCCATTTGATGCTATAGACTATACATTGAGTTCTTATACAACATTTTCCTCAAGACATTTCATCTATATATTTAGGCCGATACATCGGTTTGCTGTTTTCCAAGTTTCACATTTTCAAGAACAGACATAAGTCTGATGCAGTGGTACAGGTTTCTGATCGACACCCCTCTAAAGGCAAAATCGGCTGCAACAGTAATTGGtcttttgatgttttaaaaactgcatttgatGAGAATAAaccttaaaatgtataatttaggGTGGTAATTTCCATAAAAGTCTTGTTCATTCTTTGTTAGAAGTGTTCTACAATAAACGTTCCAGTATTTTAGGAACAGTCCATCTTTGACATGGCAGTCTGGCTCGGAGGGCTAATGCCCACATGGACCAAACAGACtgcaaacatgacagaaaataCTGTTCTGTGTGGCAGATCAAAATGTAGCATGATGTCATCATTTATGAAAGTAAGTTCAACACAGCAACTATAGACTTAGACCCTCACCTGCATCTTGTCtgctttttgttgtgttctctGTCCAAAGCATCCCAAGTGATCACTGTAAAAGAAATCTGATTAGCCTATTAATATCTACAGTATATTCTACAtattaacattacattttccTTTACCCCATAAATGATGTAGacctaaaataaacattaacaatatACTGTAAACAGTTGCAGATGGAGTGTGCTTAAGCCTACAACATAACCAAAATTAGAATTTGTGCATGTGActatttgcagtgttttttttttttttttaacttctagTAACTTACTTAGCATGCAGCCTATTCGCCTGAATAATAGCGTACATTTATTTGTAGCCAAAAACAAAGGTGGTGCAAAAGAAATCTAACGGGAACTTTGGTAGCTAGAACAATAAAGTTGGGTTTAGTTTTACGGTGTTCGGATTTCAACGTGAATTTAATCTCATTTGCAACAAATGTAGCCCACTCTTGATGTCAGGAAACAACgccttaaaatgtaaaacataatttaatacCAACACTACACAACAAACAACTGTTAAAACTAATTACCTAAAACATTTCGAACGACAGTGATCTGAGTCTGGGGGGGCTTGGTAGCTTTTCATCTAACATCCGCGCAGCTGCTGTCGTAGTAGCCAGTAGCTCCTCCCACGCGAGTCGCAATGCACAGATTTGAAATGCCGCGTGCCCTAGCAACGGGACCCACCCTCCTTTCCCGCGTAATTTTCTCTTCCATATATGGACAATAGAATGTAGACGCCACTCAACGTCAGCTCCGTATGCAAATAAGGTTGATTGAAGAAATTCAGAAAATGGTGGACGGAGTTTGGCGCATGCGTAAACATTTTACTATACTGAGACGGAAAGTGAGACGTTAACGACGAGTGGCGTGCTTAGCAGTGGCGCATTGTTTTATGAGTAACATTTTGGAAGGCTTTCAACTTACCGCCTCCTCTGTTTGATTgactatttttttttgctgtttgtcaaGGTAAGtgtaacacttttaaaaaagtaattcaaCTGTTTTCGTGTACATCAGTTTGCAGGAGGTGTCACTGCGTCTTTCGAGAGGCCGCTTAAATAAGTTTGTGATTGTGACAATGCGATACCCAACTAAAGGGAATCGCCTCCATCAGAAAGGTTATCTTTCTATACTAGCGGCAATGATACTTTTGATACTTGTTGAAATTGTACTGAAGATTGCGCGCTGTTATTGAAGGGTGATGTGCCTCGTTTTTACGCATAAGACACATGTGTCTAGCGATACAGCACATGCCATTTTAAGGCGCGCACGTCTTTTGACGATAGTGGGTCAAGTGTCTGATAGCAGAATGGGTTCAGTAAAATTCAAAATTTGCGGTTTGTTGTACTTTTTGAATGTATTTGGAGTGCGCGTATGCTATAACCATATTTAAGAGCAAACAGTGGCTTCGGCCCTTTAAATGTATCGTCGGCATTTTCAGCGCGGTAGATGGCTGTACGTAGCAGTTTATTACGGAGATTAACTTGTCCCagaaacagccaaaacacacgAACATTAAAACTATTCTGCCTGATGTTTATAATATAAGTTCGTCTAAGACAATTTATCTCGTTTTTACTTAGTTTAAATGATGTTTGCATTGGTGCAGCGCTTAACTGTACGActtctgcgtgtgtgtggtctcacacctagctagctagcgttaacgtGGTGGGTGTGCTTCAAAACAAACCTGCATTTTTGAAAGCTCTAGGCAACAAACACAATTCATTAAGCAAGTCATAGCGCATAGTTGTGTAATAAAACTGTAGCGATTAAAATGTCCCGTGTAATACGTACTACTTTTAACACTAACTTGATTTctagttaaataaatgttatggtTCGCTGTCGTATTTAGGTTTAGCCCAAAACCATAAAGCTTAGCTTGTTAgctttttagattaaaaaaaatgacccTAAATACTAGCAGGTTTcattctctcatacacacacacacacacacacacacacacacacacacatatatatatatatatatatatatatatatatatatatatatatatatctatctgtGCTTGGAGGAAGTTGCACGATGCTGTGAGTGTTTACAGTCCCACCAAATGCGTGGAGTCATTGACGCAGAGCCAGGCGGACAACAAAGGGCAGGGATTGGGAAGAGCTCTGCATCTCGCACTCTTTACCCGGAAGGTCGAGCTGTgggtttttgaaaatgtaaaagcgATTAACACGTTTAGGTACTAAGTAAAGAAGCCATCAAATGGCCAAAGTGCTGCGAAAACGAGATAAAAGCGGTGATGTGAAAGGCGCCGTGTGGTATGCCATGCTTCCGCGCcgaggtggtggtgggtggcGAAAATGGAGTTGTCACTCGTTCTTCGTGTTTGCGCTTTCCTATAGGCCACCTCGCATTTATGGTACCCGGAGTCTTTAGATTCGAGTAGCCCAGATTAATAAACTGCAGTGTTGTGTACTTTTTTTGCGGTTTGCGCGGTCACGTTCGTGTTACATTATGCTCCCGTTTTCCggccctcctcctcttcctcttcctcttcctcctcctctgaagACCATGGCCATGTTTGAATGACGTCAGAGGCGGACCTTCCACACGCGCGCTGGTGACTGTGAATGTGCAAACCCCAAGAAGAAACTCGGGTCCACTTTTAGAAGTTATAATCCAATTACAAAGCCTGTGATGGGAAACAAATGATTTGTCACGATAAATAATGTTTTGCTGACAGGTTATCACCACTATTATCCTAAATAAACTGTTAGTACATGTGTTATTAAACTGAGATTATAATGGCCTACGTaaagttaaattttttttggaatattgTTCATAAACCTTTGTCATCACCGCAGTTAGATAAGACGGTCAGCATCTGTTGCTGGACGTGGTGCCTCATCGCTCAGTTCCAATGGTCTAGGTCACCTCATGCCGCATTtgtctgtctcagtctcttGCTTAATGCGCACTAAAAGCCTATTAcattatatgtttttaaaaaagtttaatttagGCTGAACCTAGTTATACCATTTGTATTTCTAGATGTTTGGCTTTCATAAGCCGAAGATGTATCGCAGTCTGGACGGCTGTTGTATCTGCAGGGCAAAGTCCTCCAGCTCTCGTTTCACAGACAGCAAACGCTACGAGAGAGATTTCCAGAGCTGCTTTGGGTGAGCTCATGGCCCCCTACAAGAGGCCCACTTTAAATTGGGTGTTCCTGTGGTACTACATGATAATTATATTATTAGGGTGTAACTGCTGAATAATCCATTAGTACATCTATTATATGCAGTACTGATTCGGTgtgattgttaaaataaatgccCACACAAGAAGTCATGATATAATTAATATAGTTAATAGAACGTGTGTAATTCATTGACAGAACATGTGTGGCTTGTTTTCTATGACagattacattttgtaaaatgtgtaaaaatatgtactatgtaaaaatatgattaaaagtTTCCAGGAATCATGGTTTGTATGCATACTGAGGTTTAATATTCTTGCAGCCTTGGCGAAACCCGCTCTGGCGAAATTTGCAATGCTTGCGTGCTGCTGGTGAAGCGCTGGAAGAAGCTCCCGGTCGGGTCCAAGAAGAACTGGAATCACGTAAGTATACTCCCAGAATTCCCAACCCGGCACCCTGTGAACTACAGCCACTCAATCACATTGCTGGTCTGCTCATTTCCAAGCGTGCATTGAGTGAGTTGTCTCTGGCCCAACATAATGCTGGTGTTCGGCAGGTGGTTGATGCGCGAGGAGGACCCAGCCTGAAGACGACTGTGAGGTCAAAGAAGGTGAAGCCTCTTTCCAGAAGAATCAGACCGAGTCAGATCTGCCGAGTGCAGAATGAACTAAAAAGAAACAGTGAGTAGACATCACCTGTGTATTATACACTTGTTTAATAAGAGTCGAGCTTAtgcattctgtttatttatttgttgattaTGTTGCACGTTCCTCCCTGTGTTGATTTGTTGCCACACTCCTTAGgtgatgtgtgttttatgcCTCATTCGCCACATGACCTGAGGGTTGTTGTGTTACATTATAACCTATAACGTCCCTTGTTTTGTGAACCATTTGTGGGTTAATGACTGTTATGTTGGCTTCTGTTATTCTTGTTGGTGcacttttatttttggtttgtttcattAATCTCTTCAGTTCTACACCTGTGGCAGGCAGGTTCTGTATTACTATGTTTgcagaagccattttgtttgaAATGGGTCACTTATTTCTCCATCAAATTTAGTGTCATGTGTCTTTTTTAGTTTCAAAGCTGTTGGAACCATTCTTCTTGTGTGCTTGTAAAACTGTCAGTGTGGTGCatcctgatctctctctctctgccatcagACTCCGATGCTCACAGCACAACCTCCAGCACCAGTCCCGCCCAGTCTCCTAGCTATAGCAACCAATCAGATGATGGATCTGATTCTGAGCTGGCTCCTGGCTCCAGCCGATCACCGGTCTTTTCCTTCTTGGACCTGACATACTGGAAAAGGTATTTTACTCAATGctcattttgtatatttgtggtCTTTGTTGATGTACTCGCACCACTGCAGCTGACCATCAGCAGTGAAACAGTTAAATCTAAAGTCCACTCGGCTTCTCCCAAATATTAATGTCCTTGCATTCGGAATTCACATCTCCGGGCAGCCTGCTTTATGATCGGATCCACTGTGAATGTGAATAGAGATGTGAATGGAGGGTTCTCATGCCTCGTCTTCAGGCAGCGAGTGTGCTGTGGCATCATCTACAAAGGCCGCTTCGGGGAAGTGCTCATTGACCCGCACCTCTACAAGCCCTGCTGCCAGAAGAAACAGGATCGGGAGCGTGACGATGACGAGGacgagcaggaggaagaggaggctgaCCTGGAGAAGGAAGAGGGCCCGTCCGGTCAGGCCATGTTGGCTTCTCCGCTGCCGCATGCCCTCTCGCCCCCTCTGCCAGTTAAAACggagggcgaggaagaggaggaagaagagtgGTGAGGCACCGGCCCCCAGGGGGACTGAGCCGGCATTGTAGAGAAGCCACCGAGGTTGTGACGTGTTCGGGAGCTTCTAAACAAGTCCTCTCAGATTGCCTTTGATTCAAGAGCAGCTGAACTTTGTCTGagattttggttttctttgttaatgtgtgcatgtagggGGGTGTCTTCATCTGTTGCTGTGAGTTTTCTTGTGTGGgtttcttttaaattaatttttataggTCACGTTACTCTTTCAAGACTTCTGGTATGCTGTTTTTGATTTCGCTCAAGTCTGATTCTCACACCGATCAATTTGATCAactgattttgttttgattagtTCTGTTTGTACTGTTCAGTATGCTGGATCTGCATACAACGCAAAGATGTTGGAGCTCAGTCCATGGAGAAGTCTGCTTTGATAGGTTTTTCTTTACACAGTTGCAGCACGCTGTAATGAAACCTTTTGCATTATCGTCTGTCTCGTTAATCCTGCTTGGgcttgttgttgtgtgtgtgtgtgtgtgtgtgtggtgttttttttttttaattctttttctGGAGGCTTGGAACTCAGGCTTGAGCACTGATTTCAGTGACTGTTCTTTCCCTTCCAGTCTGACCTCAGACATTGTAGGCCAGTTAGCAAAACGGATCCCACGTCCAGTGTTTCACTGCACAGTTTATTTTACTCAGCGTTAGTGGTGCTGAGACAAGCCAAGCAAGGCCAACCAAAAGAATGAAACGTGTGTGGatctatagacacacacatcattgcTTACTAGTGTAAATATTTAGAGCTGTATGTTTTCAGCAGTTATATCCATGTCATGCATGAAATCTAATCAAACCCTTTTCCTAAAGAGAATCTGCAT
This region of Electrophorus electricus isolate fEleEle1 chromosome 2, fEleEle1.pri, whole genome shotgun sequence genomic DNA includes:
- the sinhcaf gene encoding SIN3-HDAC complex-associated factor, with protein sequence MFGFHKPKMYRSLDGCCICRAKSSSSRFTDSKRYERDFQSCFGLGETRSGEICNACVLLVKRWKKLPVGSKKNWNHVVDARGGPSLKTTVRSKKVKPLSRRIRPSQICRVQNELKRNNSDAHSTTSSTSPAQSPSYSNQSDDGSDSELAPGSSRSPVFSFLDLTYWKRQRVCCGIIYKGRFGEVLIDPHLYKPCCQKKQDRERDDDEDEQEEEEADLEKEEGPSGQAMLASPLPHALSPPLPVKTEGEEEEEEEW